A segment of the Streptococcus chenjunshii genome:
AGCAGGTCAGCTTGATCAAACTGCCCGTTTGCGCGAAGTGAAAAAACAGATTGCCCGAGTTAAGACAGTTCAGGCTGAAACGAAAGAATAGATTGGGAAAGGAGTCTTCTAACTAATGGAACGTAATCAACGCAAAACCCTTGTTGGACGTGTTGTCTCTGACAAGATGGATAAAACAATTACTGTTATAGTTGAAACTAAGCGTAACCACCCAGTCTATGGTAAACGTATCAACTATTCAAAGAAATATAAAGCACATGATGAAAACAATCTTGCTAAAGAAGGCGATATCGTTCGTATCATGGAAACTCGTCCATTGTCAGCTACAAAACATTTTCGTCTTGTAGAAGTGATCGAGAAAGCTGTTATTATCTAATATTAAAACTAAAAGGAGAAAAGTGAAATGATTCAACAAGAAACTCGCTTGAAAGTTGCTGATAATAGCGGTGCCCGTGAAATCTTGACTATCAAAGTGCTTGGTGGCTCAGGACGTAAAGTTGCTAATATCGGTGATGTTATCGTTGCTTCAGTGAAACAAGCTACTCCTGGTGGTGCAGTAAAAAAAGGTGAAGTTGTTAAGGCTGTTATTGTTCGGACAAAATCAGGCGCACGCCGTCCGGATGGATCTTACATCAAGTTCGATGAAAATGCAGCAGTTATTATCCGTGATGACAAAACCCCACGCGGAACCCGTATCTTTGGTCCGGTTGCCCGTGAATTGCGTGAAGGGGGCTACATGCGGATTATCTCCCTGGCACCAGAAGTGCTTTAATGCGAAGCATACTCTAAGTATCAAGCATAAATTTATTTTGAACAACAAGACACTGCCTTGTCTTAAACAAGCCTGTCTTAATGTTCTCAACTAACCCCCTCTTTAAAAAGCCTTAGTCCCCTAGCTGTTGGTTAGGGTGCCCTCAGGGCGTAAGAAATATAATAGGAGAAAACGTAAATGTTTGTAAAAAAAGGCGATAAAGTTCGTGTTATTGCTGGTAAGGACAGAGGTGTTGAATCTGTTGTCCTCAAAGCTCTTCCAAAAGTAAACAAGGTAGTTGTTGAAGGTGTTGCAATTGTAAAAAAACATCAGAAACCAAATGCCGAAAACCCTCAAGGGGCTATTGTTGAACAGGAAGCACCTATCCATGCATCAAATGTTCAGGTGCTTGATAAAAATGGCGTAGCAGGCCGTGTCGGCTATAAATTTGTTGACGGCAAAAAAGTCCGTTACAACAAAAAATCAGGCGAAGTGCTTGATTAATCACGAAGGAAAGGAGAGGCATAATGGCAAATCGCTTAAAAGAAAAATATATCAATGAAGTTGTTCCTGCACTGACAGAAAAGTTCAATTATAGTTCTGTGATGGCTGTTCCTAAAGTTGAGAAGATTGTTCTCAATATGGGTGTGGGCGACGCTGTTTCAAATGCGAAGAACCTTGAAAAAGCAGCTGAGGAATTGGCTCTTATTTCAGGGCAAAAACCCCTTATTACCAGAGCTAAGAAATCAATTGCTGGCTTCCGTCTTCGTGAAGGTGTCGCAATTGGAGCAAAGGTTACGCTTCGCGGTGAGCGAATGTATGAATTTTTAGACAAACTGGTTACTGTTTCACTGCCGCGTGTACGTGATTTCCATGGTGTTCCGACAAAATCATTTGACGGACGTGGTAATTATACGCTCGGTGTGAGAGAGCAGCTGATTTTCCCAGAAATTAATTTTGATAATGTTGATAAAGTCCGCGGACTTGATATCGTTATCGTTACAACTGCCAATACTGATGAAGAATCGCGTGAATTATTGACAGGTCTTGGTATGCCTTTTGCAAGATAATAAGGAGGTTGTGAATTGGCTAAAAAATCAATGATTGCTAAGAGCAAACGCCCTGCGAAGTTCTCTACGCAAGCTTATACACGCTGTGAACGCTGCGGCCGTCCGCATTCTGTTTACCGCAAATTTAAACTTTGCCGTGTCTGCTTCCGTGAATTGGCTTATAAAGGCCAAATTCCAGGAGTGACAAAAGCTTCTTGGTAAACCGATGGCATGAAGAGCGCTGTGGACAGGCAAATTAGGGAGATGTGGCTGTCTGGCGTGCAGACTTCTATATTTACCTGTTCATCGTGTGAACCCGAATTGAGCTGGTGCTCAAAACGGACTTAAACAAAAGGATACAAAGCTGTTCATTATATTTGGGCACGGGTCTAAAGCCTATGTGAAAAGGATAAACGTTTTAGAACGGTAAGGCTTCTTTAGCAAATTTCCTATTCTGCATTGTAGTTTTAGGTTCCCTTTGTATCGTCAATTAACTAGCAAGTGAAAAGCATCAAACTACTAGCTAAGAGGAGAAAAATAAAATGGTTATGACTGACCCGATTGCAGACTTCCTGACACGCATTCGCAATGCTAATCAAGAAAAGCATGAAATGCTTGAAGCTCCTGCATCAAACATTAAAAAAGGTATTGCTGAAATTCTTAAACGTGAAGGCTTTGTTAAAAATGTTGAAGTGATTGAAGACAATAAGCAAGGTATTATCCGTGTTTTCTTAAAATACGGACCAAATGGCGAACGTGTCATCACGAACTTGAAACGTATCTCAAAACCAGGTCTTCGTGTTTATGCTAAAAGCGATGATCTTCCTAAAGTTCTTAACGGACTTGGAATTGCAATTGTTTCTACATCAGAAGGACTTTTGACAGATAAAGAAGCCCGTCAAAAGAATGTCGGCGGAGAAGTGATTGCCTATGTATGGTAATCTCGTCAGAGCTTACCCCTTAAAAGACTGTTGATATTAGGTTGAGCTGTGGTGAAAAAAGGGTTTCTGATGTGCTCAGACACTCAGTTGATGACTCTGTTTTTGCTTTAGCTTTTGAGGCCCTTTAATCATAAGTCGCCCCGTGAAAACTAGTCGCAGTTGCAAGCGGCTTGATAATCTAACAGGAGAAAATAAATTATGTCACGTATTGGTAATAAGGCAATTGTACTGCCTGCCGGTGTTGAAATCACCAATAAAGATAACCTTGTTACTGTCAAAGGTCCCAAAGGGGAACTCAGCCGTGAGTTCAGCAAGGATATTGAAATCAAGGTTGATGGCAGTGAAATCACACTCCATCGTCCGAACGATTCTAAAGCAATGAAAATGATCCACGGAACGAGCCGTGCTAATTTAAACAATATGGTCGTTGGTGTTTCAGAAGGTTTCAAAAAGGAACTTGAAATGCAAGGGGTTGGGTACCGTGCCCAGCTTCAAGGCCAAAAATTAGTTCTTTCGGTTGGTAAATCGCATCAAGATGAAGTGACTGCTCCAGAAGGAATTACTTTTGAAGTGCCGTCAGCGACATCAATCATTGTTTCTGGAATTAATAAAGAAGTTGTCGGTCA
Coding sequences within it:
- the rplN gene encoding 50S ribosomal protein L14 — protein: MIQQETRLKVADNSGAREILTIKVLGGSGRKVANIGDVIVASVKQATPGGAVKKGEVVKAVIVRTKSGARRPDGSYIKFDENAAVIIRDDKTPRGTRIFGPVARELREGGYMRIISLAPEVL
- the rplX gene encoding 50S ribosomal protein L24 gives rise to the protein MFVKKGDKVRVIAGKDRGVESVVLKALPKVNKVVVEGVAIVKKHQKPNAENPQGAIVEQEAPIHASNVQVLDKNGVAGRVGYKFVDGKKVRYNKKSGEVLD
- the rpsH gene encoding 30S ribosomal protein S8, producing the protein MVMTDPIADFLTRIRNANQEKHEMLEAPASNIKKGIAEILKREGFVKNVEVIEDNKQGIIRVFLKYGPNGERVITNLKRISKPGLRVYAKSDDLPKVLNGLGIAIVSTSEGLLTDKEARQKNVGGEVIAYVW
- the rpsQ gene encoding 30S ribosomal protein S17, with protein sequence MERNQRKTLVGRVVSDKMDKTITVIVETKRNHPVYGKRINYSKKYKAHDENNLAKEGDIVRIMETRPLSATKHFRLVEVIEKAVII
- the rplE gene encoding 50S ribosomal protein L5, which encodes MANRLKEKYINEVVPALTEKFNYSSVMAVPKVEKIVLNMGVGDAVSNAKNLEKAAEELALISGQKPLITRAKKSIAGFRLREGVAIGAKVTLRGERMYEFLDKLVTVSLPRVRDFHGVPTKSFDGRGNYTLGVREQLIFPEINFDNVDKVRGLDIVIVTTANTDEESRELLTGLGMPFAR
- the rplF gene encoding 50S ribosomal protein L6, which produces MSRIGNKAIVLPAGVEITNKDNLVTVKGPKGELSREFSKDIEIKVDGSEITLHRPNDSKAMKMIHGTSRANLNNMVVGVSEGFKKELEMQGVGYRAQLQGQKLVLSVGKSHQDEVTAPEGITFEVPSATSIIVSGINKEVVGQTAAYIRSLRTPEPYKGKGIRYVGEYVRRKEGKTGK
- a CDS encoding type Z 30S ribosomal protein S14, which produces MAKKSMIAKSKRPAKFSTQAYTRCERCGRPHSVYRKFKLCRVCFRELAYKGQIPGVTKASW